In Pirellulales bacterium, the following proteins share a genomic window:
- a CDS encoding class I SAM-dependent methyltransferase, with protein sequence MLPLVMSVKVSGTEGYAEEAQALVAQWRGISFAEHHQAVLHLIPNDPSRILDLGAGIGTDAAAFAAMGHSVVAVEPVDALRAAGIDLHASPQIEWLDDSLPELVTLLATGNTFDVVMLTAVWMHLDADQRNRAMPNVSALVRAGGVLIMSLRHGPIPRGRRMFDVTPEETIQLASLHGLQLVHRFHTPSVQQANRNSGVTWTRLAFERL encoded by the coding sequence ATGCTCCCACTCGTGATGTCCGTTAAGGTCAGCGGCACGGAAGGCTACGCGGAAGAAGCGCAAGCTCTGGTTGCGCAATGGCGGGGCATTTCGTTTGCCGAGCATCACCAAGCTGTTCTGCATCTGATACCGAACGACCCGTCGAGGATTCTCGACCTAGGCGCCGGAATCGGGACCGACGCTGCCGCGTTCGCGGCGATGGGCCACTCGGTCGTCGCTGTCGAACCCGTCGACGCGCTGCGTGCTGCGGGCATCGATCTGCACGCTTCGCCGCAGATCGAGTGGCTCGACGATAGCCTGCCTGAGCTCGTCACGCTGCTTGCCACCGGCAACACATTCGATGTGGTCATGCTCACAGCAGTATGGATGCACCTCGACGCCGATCAACGCAACCGGGCGATGCCCAACGTGAGTGCTCTTGTGCGAGCCGGCGGTGTGTTGATCATGTCGTTGCGACACGGGCCCATTCCGCGCGGCCGCCGGATGTTCGACGTCACGCCTGAAGAGACGATCCAGCTCGCAAGCCTTCACGGTTTGCAACTCGTACACCGTTTTCATACGCCGTCGGTGCAGCAGGCCAACCGGAACAGCGGCGTAACCTGGACACGGCTAGCCTTCGAGCGGCTGTGA
- a CDS encoding VOC family protein, producing the protein MKVKRIVANIDTQAVDDAKRFYQQIFGLELLMDHGWIATYGSAETMTVQISFASQGGSGTPTPDLSIEVDDLAAALERVRSAAIPVEYGPVDEPWGVRRFYVRDPFGKLVNVLAHL; encoded by the coding sequence ATGAAAGTCAAAAGAATCGTTGCCAATATCGACACGCAGGCGGTGGATGACGCGAAGCGTTTCTACCAGCAGATATTCGGCCTCGAACTGCTGATGGATCATGGCTGGATTGCCACCTACGGTTCCGCCGAAACGATGACTGTGCAAATCAGTTTCGCTTCGCAAGGAGGATCGGGCACGCCGACGCCCGATCTTTCGATCGAAGTGGATGATCTTGCCGCCGCACTCGAACGCGTGAGGTCGGCGGCCATTCCGGTCGAGTATGGTCCGGTCGACGAACCGTGGGGCGTGCGGCGTTTTTATGTGCGCGATCCGTTCGGCAAGCTCGTTAATGTGCTCGCGCATCTTTGA
- a CDS encoding PrpF domain-containing protein, giving the protein MGKLHHAMMGTAAVSIATAAAISGTLVNLAAGGGERQAVRFGHPSGTLRVGAQASQKNGEWTVTKAIMSRSARVLMEGWVRVPQPE; this is encoded by the coding sequence GATGGGCAAGCTGCATCACGCGATGATGGGCACGGCGGCGGTGTCGATCGCGACGGCGGCGGCGATTTCGGGCACGCTGGTGAATCTGGCGGCCGGTGGCGGCGAACGTCAGGCGGTGCGCTTCGGGCATCCGTCCGGCACATTGCGGGTCGGCGCGCAAGCGAGCCAGAAGAATGGCGAGTGGACGGTCACGAAGGCCATCATGAGCCGTAGCGCGCGGGTGCTGATGGAAGGATGGGTGCGCGTGCCGCAACCGGAGTGA